CCGGTCCTTGTCGATCATCGCACGGAGTCAGGCGCGCTACGATGGGACAGAGTTCAATCTGTCCCCGGCCCCTATATACGATGGCACGACGTCACTGCGGCGTGACGATACGGTTTTCGACCCGTCTCCGGTCCTTGTTCCGAACGAGAAAGTCTAGGAAGAAGCCGATGTCCGCGTGCGCAGATGCCGATCGAGCGCGGCCAGGCGTTCCGGTGTACCGATATCCATCCAGCCGCCTGTGTACAGTTCGCCGCTGACCGCGCCGCGCGCGGCCGCCGCGCGCAGCAGCGGCGCGAGTGGGAATGCCCCGGGCCTGCATGAATCAAACAACTCGGGCCGGTACAGTCCGATGCCGCTGAAGGTGTAGCGCGCCTCCGACCCGTTGCCGACGCGGCCATCGTCGAGGGTGAAATCCCCCGCAGTATGATGGTCGGGATTGGGCACCAGCACGAGATGCGCCAGTGCGCGCGGCGCCTGTGGCAGGCGCGCGAACGGATACTCGGTCCAGATGTCGGCGTTCACCACGAGGAACGGCCCGGGGCCGAGCAGCGGCAGGGCGTGGTAGATACCGCCCCCGGTCTCCAGTCCGCGCGCCCCTTCGGGCGAATACACGATGCGCACACCGTAGCGCGCGCCGTCGCCGAGGCGGGATTCGATCTGCGCGCCGAGATGCGCGTGGTTGATGACGATGTCGGTGATGCCGGAACGCGCCAGCGCGTGCAGGTGGAATTCGATCAGGCTGTGGCCGCCCGCTTCGAGCAGCGGTTTCGGGACCGCGTCGGTGAGGGGGCGCATGCGCTCGCCACGCCCCGCGGCGAGGAGCAGCGCCTTCATCGCGCGCTCCTCCGCCCGGTGCGCGCCGCTTCAGGCGAAATTTTCCGCCTTCTGCTCACGTCCGAACAGGGCCTTAACGGCTGCATGCGGGTCCTTGCCCTCATGCAGCACACGGTACACCTCGGTGACGATGGGCATTTCGATCCCCTGCGCGCGCGCGAGCACGGCGACCTCGCGCGCGGTCTCGACACCCTCGATCACCTGGCCGATCTCGGCGCCCGCCTGTGCGAGGGTCCGGCCGCGCCCGAGCGCGAGCCCGAGACGGCGGTTGCGCGACTGGTCATCGGTACAGGTGAGCACCAGGTCGCCGAGGCCGGCGAGACCCATGAAGGTTTCGCGGCGGCCACCCAGCGCGACCCCGAGGCGCATGATCTCGGTGAGTCCGCGCGTCACCAGCGCCGCGCGCGTGTTGGCGCCGAAGCCGAGTCCATCGGCGATGCCGGCTGCGATTGCCAGCACGTTCTTGACCGCGCCGCCGATCTCGACCCCGACGATGTCGGTGGAGGTGTAGACACGGAAATACTCGTTATGGAGCCGGCGGCTGAGCGAGGCGGCGAATACCGCATCGTTCGCCGCCACGGTCACGGCCGTCGGCAGGCCGCGCGCTACCTCCGCAGCGAAGGTCGGACCCGAGATCACCGCGAGCGGAGGCCGGGCGGGAAATTCGTCGCCGATCAGCTCGTGCAGCAGCCGGCCGCGGCCGGGCTCGAGGCCCTTGGTCCCCCACGCCAGACGCACATCCTCCGGCCGGTGCTGTTTCACCATCTGTATTACGGACCGGAATGCGGCACTGGGCGCGGCGATGAGCACGTCCCGCGCGCGCGCCAGCGCCGCGGCGCAGTCGGGTGCGATCTCGAGACGGTCCGGAAAGGGGATGCCGGGGAGAAAGGCATCGTTCCGGCGGCGGCGTGCCAGTTCCGCGAGCTGCACCGCATCATTGCCCCAGAGCAGCACCGGGTTGCCGTTACCGGCCAGCAGGATGGCGAGCGCCGTCCCCCACGATCCGGCGCCGATCACGAGGATTGGGGCGGCGTTGTCCTCGGCCATGTCGTTGCGCCGCGCGACCCCGCTCAGTGCCCGGACTGGGGCTGCGCGGTCTTCTGCTGCTGTACCTGCACGGCCTTCATGTGCTGCGCGTACAGCAGCTCGAAATTCACCGGCGCCAGCAGCAGCTGCGGGAAACCGCCCTTGACCACCAGGCTGGAGACCGCTTCGCGGACGAAGGGAAACAGCAGATTGGGGCAGTAGCTGCCCAGCAGTTCGCGCAGCTCTTCCTCCTGCAGGCCCTTGATAAAGAACTGGCCGGCCTGGTGCACCTCGACCAGATAGGCGACCTTTTCGTCGAGCTTGGAGGTGACGGTGATCGACAGGATGGTTTCATAGATGTCCTCGCCGACCGCGGCGCTCCGGTTGCTCAGGCTGACGTCAACCTCGGGCGCCCATTTCTTCTCGTCCTGAAATATCTGCGGGGAATTCGGGGTCTCGAAGGAGATGTCCTTGGTGTAGATCTTTTTGATGGCGAACTGCTTGGGGTTTGCATCCGACATGGAGGATTCCTCGGTGATTTTCCACAATAATCCGGTGCTGGCGCCCGGTCTTCGAGTCCGGCTACCTTAACATGTTACCCGGCGTCGTTCTATCTAGGCCCGGTTCAAGGGCAGACCGGCGCTCTCCCAGGCCAGAATGCCGCCGGAGAGCTTGACGACGGTGGCGAAGTCCTTTTTGCGCAACAGCGCACTGGCGCGCGCGGCGCGCGAACCGGTGCGGCAGTACACGATGACCGGCCGGCCGCGCCATGCCTCGAGTTCACCGATACGGTCCTCCAGCGCGGCCAGCGGTACATTGACGGAGTTGAGGATATGGCCGGCGGAAAACTCCGCGGGTTCCCGCACGTCCAGCACGGCCGCGTTCTGGTGATTGATCATCTCGACGGCCTCGGCCGGCTTGATCTCCTTGAAACCGAGCAGGCGGTCCTTCGTGACGCTCGCCGCCAGCAGGGACAGGATGATCACGAGCGAGAGAAACAGCAGCCAGTGGTTGAGGATAAAGTCGCCTATCTGATCCATGTGGAGAACGATCCGTTGTCGGGTCCGTCCCGGCCGGGACGGAAATGGCAGATAGCTTAGTCGATCTCGTCCGGTGCAGCTACCCGCCCGGCCCCGCCGCGCGCGGTCCGCGGGGCGTTCCATTGAAGTGGCACTTGTATAATAATGTGCGTTTTTTCAAACAGATTATTGCCTTTGGTTCATCCGCCTATATATAGTCGGGTAGGAATCAGGTTAAACCCGGTCTAAATCGGAGCCATGAACGCACACACGAAACGCCCCCGGCCACTGGCCCTGATCATTCTCGACGGCTGGGGTTACAGCGAGGATCCGCACGACAACGCCATCCACGCCGCGCGCAAGCCCAACTGGGATCGCCTGTGGCGGGACTATCCGCACGGACTGATCCAGGGTTCCGGCAACTACGTGGGTCTGCCCGCCGACCAGATGGGCAACTCCGAAGTCGGCCACCTCAACATGGGCGCCGGCCGGGTGGTGTACCAGGAGATCACGCGCATCGATCGCGCGATTTCCACCGGCGAATTCCGGGCCAACCCGGTGATCAATGCCGCACTCGCCAGGGCCGCAGATACCGGCCGTACGGTACACATCCTCGGACTGCTGTCACCCGGCGGTGTACACAGCCATCAGGAGCACCTGTACGCAATGATCCGCCTGGCGGTCGAGCGCGTGGGCGCGCGGGTCTGCCTGCACGCCTTCCTTGACGGCCGCGATACTCCGCCGAAAAGCGCAGACGCCTATCTGGAGGCGGTCGAGCGGGTATTCGACGCCGCCGGTGGCGGGCGCGTGGCCTCGATCGTCGGGCGCTATTACGCGATGGACCGCGACCGGCGCTGGGAGCGTACGCAACAGGCCTACGACCTGATCGCCGCGGGCCGCGCCGGGTACAGTTCCGAGTCGGCGCGCCAGGCGCTGGAACAGGCTTACGCGCGCGGCGAAGCCGACGAATTCGTCAAGCCCACGCTGGTGGTGCCGCGCGGCGGGCAGCCGGCGCGGGTCGAGGACGGCGACGTCATCCTGTTCATGAATTTCCGCTCCGACCGCGCGCGCCAGCTTACGCGCGCCTTCTGCGACCCGGGCTTCGACGGTTTCGAGCGTGCGGTGCGGCCGCGCCTGGGCGAGTTTGTCACCCTCACCGAGTACAGCAAGGATTTCGACGTCCCGGTCGCCTTTCCCGCCTCGTCCATCAGCAACAGTTTCGGAGAGTACGTCGCCGGGCTCGGGCTGTGCCAGCTGCGCATCGCGGAGACCGAGAAATACGCCCACGTCACCTTCTTCTTCAACGGCGGGGAGGAGCGCGAGTTTCCGGGCGAAGAGCGCATCCTGGTGCCCTCGCCGAAGGTGGCCACCTATGACCTGAAGCCCGAGATGAGCGCGGGCGAGGTTACCGACAGGCTGGTCGCCGCCATCGAGAGCGGGCGCTTCGACGTCATCGTCTGCAACTATGCCAACGCCGACATGGTCGGGCACACGGGCAACCTCCCCGCCGCGGTGCGCGCGATCGAGACCATCGACGGCTGTCTCGGACAGGTGTACGACGCCCTGCGCAAGGCCGGCGGCGAGATGATCGTGACCGCAGATCACGGCAACGCCGAGCGCATGAGCGACGAGTCCACCGGCCAGGCGCATACGGCGCATACCTCCAATCCGGTGCCGTTCATCTACGTCGGCCGTCCGGCGCGCATCGTGCACGAAGGGGCGCTGTCCGATATCGCGCCCACCATGCTCTACCTGATGGGCATACAACCGCCCGCCGAGATGAGCGGCCGCACCATGGTGGAACTCGCAGCGCCTTGAGATTATAGTGCGGGGTGATGCGCACGCCTTCAGTCGCCGCCACATCCTCCGCAGGCACGCCCCGTCCCGCTTGTCACCGCCGGCGCACGCCGGTCTCCGCGCTGTGCGCGTTGATGGTGCTGCTGTTGTGCGGCACGTCGCCTGTGTCCGTCGTGGCGCCGGTTTCCGCCGGAGCGGCGGCCGGGACGGAGGAAAAGGACAAGGCCGACAAGCTGGAGGCATTGCGGCGGACGATCCGGGAACTGCGCACCTCGCTCGACAAGGCGCGCGGCCGGCATGCTGAACTGCGTACCCAGCTGCGCTCCGCCGAGGTGACCATCGGGAGTCTCAGCCAGTCGCTCAAAAAGCTGGACAAGGAGCTGAAGCAGAAGAGCGCGGAACTGCGCGGCCTGCGCGCCCGCCGCGACGAGGCGGCCGCAGCGCTCGAGCAGCAGCGCAGGGTCCTGGCGCAGCAGATCCTCGCCGGCTACGCGATGGGACGGGAAGGACACCTGAAGATCATCCTCAGCCAGCAGGAACCGGCCGCCATCGGCCGCATGCTGACCTATTACGACTATTTCAACCGCGCGCGCGCGGCCCGCATCGAGGAGATCGACCGCAGGCTCGCCGAGATCGGCGTGCTCGAGCATGCCATCGCCCAGCAGGCGGAAACGCTGGAGCAGCTGCACGGCGAGCAGTCCCGGCAGCTCCAGGCCCTGCGTGACTCGCGCAGCTCGCGCCGCCAGGTCCTGGCCAAGCTCGGCGGCGAGATCAAGACCAAGCAACAGAAGCTCGAGACCCTGCTGCAGGACGAGCGCAACCTGTCGGAGCTGCTCATCAAGCTGCGCCGGGCGCTGGCGGAGATCCCGGCGGACAGTCCTCCCGGCCCGGGCGACGCCGCGCCCTTCGCCAGCCACAAGGGCAAGCTGTCCTGGCCTGCGCGCGGCAAGATCACCACGCGCTACGGCTCCGCGCGCCAGATGGGTTCGCTGACCTGGCGCGGCGTCGTGATCGGCGCCGAGGAGGGGGGCGAGGTCAAGGCCATCTATCGCGGGCGCATCGCGTTCGCCGACTGGCTGCGCGGCTTCGGACTGCTCATCATCGTCGACCACGGCGACGGCTACATGAGCCTGTACGGGCACAACCAGAGCCTCGCCAAGGGCGTCGGCGACTGGGTCGAGCGCGGGGAAACGATCGCGGCGGTGGGCAACAGCGGCGGCCAGGATTCGGCCGGACTCTATTTTGAAATCCGCCACAACGGTGTGCCGGACAACCCTTTGCGCTGGTGCCGTGCCGATACCCGTTGAAGCCGGTATTATTTCCGGTCAATAGTGGCCTTTTCTGCTAAAGTATTCCACGGATTCGTTTCGCCGCGGGGGCGGCCGATACGGTGGTCATGGAGGTAGTGAAATGAAAGTCGAAGCGCGTTACGTGCTGATCCTGGCCATCGGGTTGATACTGGGCGTGTCGCTCACCATCGGCCATGGCGTGTTCGCGGAGCGCGAGGCGCCCGCGCCGCTGCCGCTCAAGGAGCTGCGCACGTTCACCGACGTGTTCGCCAACATCAAGAACAACTACGTCGAGCCCGTCGACGACAAGGAACTGATCGACAACGCGGTGCGCGGCATGCTGGGCGGACTGGACCCGCACTCCGCCTACCTCGACGCCGAATCCTACGAGGAGCTCCAGGTCGGCACCACCGGCGAGTTCGGCGGCCTCGGCATCGAGGTCGGCATGGAGAACGGATTCGTCAAGGTCATCGCGCCGATCGACGACACTCCGGCGGAGCGCGCCGGCGTCGAGGCCGGCGACCTGATCATCCGTCTCGACGACACCCCGGTGAAGGGCATGAGCCTCAAGGAAGCGGTCGACATGATGCGCGGCAAGCCGGACACGTCGATCACGCTCACCATCGTGCGCGAAGGGCACGACAAGCCGATCAAGGCCGTCATCACGCGCGCCGTCATAAAGGTGAAGAGCGTGAAGAGCCGGATGCTGGCGCCCGGTTTCGGCTATCTCCGCATCACCCAGTTCCAGTCCGCCACCGGCGAGACCCTGGTCGAGGCCGTCGCCAGCCTGAAGAAGGACAATCAAGGACCCCTCAAGGGCCTCGTGCTCGATCTGCGCAACAACCCCGGCGGCGTGCTCAACGCCGCCGTGGACGTGTCTGACGCATTCCTGGACAAGGGGCTGGTGGTCTACACCGAGGGGCGCACCGAGGATTCGCGGGTGGAATTCCCCGCCACGCCCGGCGACCTGCTCAACGGCGCCCCGATCGTGGTGCTGGTGAACGTGGGTTCCGCCTCGGCCAGCGAGATCGTGGCCGGCGCGCTGCAGGACCACAAGCGGGCGATCATCATGGGCGACAAGACCTTCGGCAAGGGCTCGGTGCAGACCGTGCTGCCGATGAGCGATGGCAGCGCCCTCAAGCTCACGACTGCGCGTTACTATACGCCGTCCGGCCGTTCGATCCAGGCCGAGGGCATCGTGCCCGACATCCAGCTCGAGAACGTCAGGCTCGCGGCGGTGGAGGAACCCGAGTTCGCGGCCATCAAGGAGGCCGACCTGAGCCGTCACCTGGTCAACGGCGACGACACGAAATCGGAGGAGTCCGCTCCCGTGACGCCGGCGGCGGAGCCCGCAGGCGAGCAGAAGAAGGAAAGCCTCGCCAATGAGGACTACCAGCTTTACGAGGCGCTTAACCTGCTCAAGGGCCTGACCATCCTCAAGCATGCCCAATAATGCGGACCGCGACGAGACGAGCGCGGCATGGAGCATGGAGATGCACGACAGCATGAGCGAGGTTTGTTGAAACCCGCCACCTTAATCGCCGCTACCTTCCTGTTCCCGTTCGCCTGCCTCATCGGCGGGGCGGCGGCGGACGAGGCCCCCCGCCGCCCCCCTGCGGTGAGCATCATCATCGACGACCTGGGTAACCGCCTGGGTGCCGGCATGCGCACCGTGGAACTGCCCGGCGCCGTAACCTGTTCCTTTCTGCCCAACACCCCGCACGCACGGCGCCTCGCGACACAGGCGCACGAGGCCGGCAAGGAGATCATGCTGCATCTGCCGATGCAGGCGATCGAGGCCCCGCTGCACGACGATGGCGGTCTGGTGGCGACGATGACGCGGCGCGAATTCCTGCGCACGGTGCGCCGCGATCTGCTCGCCGTGCCTCATGTCAGCGGGGTCAACAATCACATGGGCAGCCTGCTGACCCAGTTCCGCGGCCACATGGAATGGCTGATGGAGGAGCTGCGTCACTACGAAGGCCTGTACTTCGTCGACAGCTTCACCTCGCTGCTGAGCGTGGCGCACAAGGTGGCGGCCGAGCAAAGGGTGCCGACCGTGCGGCGCGACGTCTTTCTCGACGACGTGGTGGACGAGGCCGCCATCGCGCGACAATTCGACCAGCTGATCGCCGTGGCGCAGCGCAAGGGCACGGCGGTCGCCATCGGTCATCCGCATCCGCAGACGCTGGCCTTCCTGGAGGCGAACCTCGGGCGCCTGCGCGAGGCCGGCATCGAACTGCTGCCGGTTTCCCAGCTTATCCGCTACCGCCGTTTTCTGGATGAGGAGGGGCGCACGGTGCTTGCATCGAGAAACCTGTCGCCCGCGGCCGACGCCGAATATCCGGCGCGTCTGATCAGCAACGCCAACTGATTTCGATCGGGGGGCAGTCTTAAGTCTGTCACCTGTCATTCACAACTCTGTCCCCCTGTCGTTTGAACGGGGACAGATTTAAAATCAGTCCCCGTCACCGCCGCAGGAGGCCATCATGGCGAGCGTTCTGGTTCCGCTGGCGCAGGGCTGCGAGGAACTCGAGGCCGTAACGGTCATCGATCTGCTGCGCCGCGCCGGCATCGAGGTGGTCACCGCCGGCCTGGACGATGGCCCCGTGCGCGCGAGCCGCGGCACCCGCCTGCTTCCGGACACGACGCTGGACGAGGCGGGACGGCGCGACTACGACATGATCGTGCTGCCGGGCGGCCTGCCCGGCGCAGACCACCTGCGTGACGACGCGCGCGTCATCGCCCTGCTGCAGCGCATGGCCGCCGCGGGGAAATATATCGCTGCCATCTGTGCCGCGCCCAAGGTGCTCGCGGCCGCGGGCCTGCTCGACGGCCGCCGCGCCACCGCATACCCGGGCACGCTGGACGGACTGGATGTCCCGCGGCTTGAATTGTTGCAAGAAGCGGTGGTGCGCGACGGGCACGTCATCACCTCGCGCGGTCCGGGTACCGCACTGGATTTTGCGCTGCAGTTGATCGAGATCCTGGCCGGACGCGAGACACGAGACCGGGTCGAGGCGGGCCTGCAGCGGGTCGGTTAAGACGGGGACCGATTGGAAAATCGGTCCCCGGTGATCGAGTAAAATTCACCTGCCTCCGTTATTTTTTACTCCCGCCCCGCCCCCAGCCAGACCCACAGCAGCATGACGGCGCCGAGCGCGCCGCTCAGCAGTCCGGCGAGATGATATGCCCCGCTGTTCCCGCCGAGCAGTATTGCGGCACAGACCAGCAGTCCGCTGCCGGAGACCGCCGCCACGGTGCGCCGGTTGGCGCGCCGGACCGCGCCGCGCAACTCATCGAGCTGGGGCGAACGCCATTCCAGAGCCAGTTTCTCCTCGTGCAGTCGCTTCAGGGTGTCGTATGCCAGATCGGGCAGCTGCGCGAGCCTGCCCAGCCAGGTCGGGAGGCGCGTCTTCACCGTCTCGAACAGGGCATAGGCGCCCGCATGTACGACCATCCAGCGCTCGAGGAAGGGCTTCGCCGTGTGCCACAGGTCGAGATCCGGATACAGCTGCCGGCCCAGACCCTCGATGTTGAGCAGGGTCTTCTGCAGCAGCACCAGCTGCGGCTGCACCACCATGTTGAAGCGGCGCGCGGTCTGGAACAGGTGCAGCAGCAGGCGGCCGAACGAGATGTCCTTCAGCGGGCGTTCGAAGATCGGTTCGCACACCGTGCGGATCGCGGCCTCGAACTCGTCGATGCGGGTGCCGGCCGGCACCCAGCCGGATTCCACGTGCAGCTCCGCCACGCGGCGGTAGTCGCGGTTGAAGAAGGCGAGAAAGTTTTCCGCCAGATAGCGCTGGTCCCTCCGGGCTCAGCGTACCCATGATGCCGAAGTCGACCGCGATGTAGCGCCCCTCGGGGGAGACGAAGATGTTGCCGGGGTGCATGTCGGCATGGAAGAAGTTGTGGCTGAACACCTGCGTGAAGAAGATCTCGACGCCGCGCTCCGACAAAGCCTTGAGGTCGACGCCCGCGCGCCGCAGGGCGTCGATGTCGCTGATCGGGATTCCGGAGATGCGTTCCATCACCATGACGTTGGGACGGGTCTGCGGCCAGAATACCTCGGGGACGTAGAGCAGGGGCGATTCCACGAAGTTGCGCCGCAGCTGCGAGGCGTTGGCCGCCTCGCGCACGAGGTCGAGCTCGTCCAGGATGGTCTTCTCGTACTCGGCCACCACCTCGCGCGGGCGCAGCCGGCGTCCTTCCGCCCAGTAGCGCTCGGCGAGGTCCGCCAGCGTGTGCAGCAGTCCGATATCGCGCCGGATGACCTTGCGGATGCCGGGGCGAACCACCTTGACGATCACGGAGCGGCCGTCTGGCAGCGTTGCGCCGTGCACCTGGGCGATCGAGGCGGAGGCGATCGGCGTCTCGTCGAAGGAGGCGAACACGGCGCCGAGCGGCTGCCCGTAGGCGCGCTCGATCAGTTCGCGCGCGACCGCGCCGGGGAACGGCGCGACGTCGTCCTGCAGGCGGGCGAACTCGTCGGCGATGTCGTCCGGCAGCAGGTCGCGCCGGGTCGAGAGGATCTGGCCGAACTTGACGAACAGGGGGCCGAGCTCCTCCAGCGCCAGGCGCAGGCGCACGGCGCGCGGCGCGCGCGCGCGCCGGAACCAGTTCCACGGCAGCAGGTAGAGCGCGAAGCGGACGGGCCGGAACAGGTGGGTCGCGAACACGATCTCGTCCAGGCCGTGCCTGATGAGCACGCGGTTGATGTGCAGCAGGCGCAGGACCTGGCCCGGGCGGATCCGCATCATGTCGCCTCGCCGCCCCGGTCTTTATCCAGACGGCGCAGCAGCCGCGCGATGCGCTGTTCCAGGCGGTCGGCATCGGTGCGCAGGAGGTCCACCGCGGCGAGGAATTCCTCGACCTCCGCGCGCTGCGGCACAAGGCGGGCCTCCTCGTGCAGATACTCGTCGAGGTTGTCCGCCATGCCGGCGCCGGTCTCGCGCGACCAGCGGCCCAGGCTGCGCGCGATGTTGCCGAGCTTGTGCGCGGCGATGTCGCCGACGAGATGCGAGGCGTGCTCCTCCCAGTCGATATCGATGCCGTCGAGGATGGATTTCAGGCGCCGCCCGATTTCGGTGTCGCCCTCGATGCGCAGGTCGTCGCCGAACAGCTCCCGCCGTCCGCCGCGACCCAGCGCGCCGCGCAGCAGGCCGAGCGGCGTACCCGCGAAGACGGCGTCCGGTGCGCGTTCGAGCGCGGGAGCGAGCTCAATGCCCGCCGTCCCCGGCAGGATATAGAAACTGACATCGAACGGGCGCAGGCGAACCTCGATCGCCTTGCCGGACAGGGCGGCGAGCCGGTCGAGCGTGGACGGATCGAGCCGCAGTCCGCGGTTGAGCGCCGCCTGCAGCGGGGCGAGTACCGTGGTGGTCAGGAGCGTGTTCAGGCTCACGCGTATCGGCCCCGGCGCGCTTCAGAGCTTGTAGCCGCGGTGCAGCGCAACGACGCCGGCGGTGAGATTGAGGTAATCGCAGCGCGCGAAACCTGCGCCCTCCATCAGGGACTTGAGCTCGTCCTGGGGGGGATGCATGCGGATCGATTCGGCCAGATAGCGATAGCTCGCCTCGTCACGGGCCACCAGCCTGCCGATCAGGGGCAGGATCCTGAAGGAGTACTGGTCGTAGAGCTGCGCCACCGGCGCCAGCGTCGGACGCGTGAACTCGAGCACCAGCAGGCGGCCGCCCGGCCGCAGCACCCTGTGCATGGAGGCCAGCGCGGCCGCCTTGTCGGTCACGTTGCGCAGGCCGAAACCGATTATGACGAGATCGAAGCTGTTGTCGGCGAAGGGCAGGCGCTCGGCGTCGGCCTGCACATAGGCGATGTTGCCCGCCACGCCGCGGTCGAGCAGGCGGTCGCGTCCGAGCCCCAGCATCGCCGCGTTGATGTCGGCGGCGATCACCGTGCCGTCGGCCCCGACGCGCGCGGAGAGCTGCCGGCTCAGGTCGCCGGTGCCGGCGGCGATATCGAGCACGCGCTGCCCGGGGCGCACACCGGCGATCTCGATCGTGAAGCGCTTCCACAGCCGGTGCACGCCGAACGACATCAGGTCGTTCATCAGATCGTAGCGCCCGGCGACGGAGTCGAAGACGCCACGGACACGCCCGCTCTTCTCCGCGGCCGGGATCTGCGCGAAGCCGAAGTGGGTATGGCCGGTCTTGTCGGTCGGATGTTTCATGGCCGGGTCTCTCCGCCGGGGGCCGGCGTTAGCTGGATGCCTTGCGTTCATGGCCGGCCTGGCGCAGGCGCTGGAGGTAATCGTCCCACAACTCCTCGCGCCGGGCGCCCAGACGGTAGAGCAGGTCCCATGAGTAGAGTCCGCTGTCATGCCCGTCGTCGAACACCAGCTTGACCGCGTAGGTGCCCACCGGTTCGATCGCCTTGATGTTCACATCCTCCTTGCCGACCTGCAGCACCTCCTGGCCGGGCCCGTGCCCGCGCACCTCGGCGGAGGGGGAGTATACGCGCAGCAGTTCGCAGGGCAGCTCGAAGCGGGCGCCGTCGTCAAAGGCGATCGCGAGCACGCGTGACTTCTGGTGCAGGCGGATCTCGCTCGGCCTGGGCTGCTGTTGCGTCATGTCATCAGTTCCTTGGCGCGGGACATTACAGGATATACCGGCTGAGGTCCTCGTTCTCGACCAGTTTGCCGAGGTGGAGGTCGACATAGGGCGCGTCGATGTGAACCTGCTGGCCGGGCTGGTCCGAAGCCTCGTAGGACAGCGTCTCCATCACCCGCTCCATGACGGTGTGCAGGCGGCGCGCACCGATGTTCTCCGAGCGCTCATTGACCTGCCAGGCGATCTCGGCGAGGCGCGCGATGCCGTCCGCACTGAATTCGACGGTGACGTTCTCGGTGGCGAGCAGCGCCTGGTACTGCTCGGTGAGCGAGGCGTCCGGCTCGGTGAGGATGCGCACGAAGTCCTCCGCCGTCAGCGCGTCGAGTTCGACGCGGATCGGCAGGCGCCCCTGCAGTTCGGGAATCAGGTCCGACGGCTTGCTCAGGTGGAAGGCGCCGGAGGCGATGAACAGGATGTGGTCGCTCTTCACCATGCCGTGCTTGGTGTTGACCGTGCAACCTTCTACCAGCGGCAGCAGGTCGCGCTGCACGCCCTCGCGCGACACGTCCGGCCCGTGGGAGTCGGAGCGGCGGGTGATCTTGTCGATCTCGTCGATGAACACGATGCCGTTCTGTTCCACGCTCTCGAGCGCGCGCGTCTTGATGTCCTCCTCGTTGACCAGTTTGGCGCTCTCCTCGTCGGTGATCAGCTTGAAGGCGTCGCGGATCGGCAGGCGGCGCTTCTTTGTGCGCTGGCCGGCGAGGTTCTGGAACAGCCCCTGCAGCTGGTTGCTCATCTCCTCCATGCCGGGCGGCGCCATGATCTCCACCCCGACGGAGGCCACGCTCAGCTCGACGTCCACCTCCTTGTCATCAAGCTCGCCTTCGCGCAGTTTCTTGCGGAACTTCTGCCGCGTGGCGCCCCCGCCGGATTCAGGGCCGGCCTCGGCCTCGCCGCCGCGCGCCGGGGGCAGCAGAAGATCGAGGATGCGGTCCTCGGCCAGATCCTCGGCGCGGCGGCGCAC
Above is a window of Gammaproteobacteria bacterium DNA encoding:
- a CDS encoding S41 family peptidase, encoding MKVEARYVLILAIGLILGVSLTIGHGVFAEREAPAPLPLKELRTFTDVFANIKNNYVEPVDDKELIDNAVRGMLGGLDPHSAYLDAESYEELQVGTTGEFGGLGIEVGMENGFVKVIAPIDDTPAERAGVEAGDLIIRLDDTPVKGMSLKEAVDMMRGKPDTSITLTIVREGHDKPIKAVITRAVIKVKSVKSRMLAPGFGYLRITQFQSATGETLVEAVASLKKDNQGPLKGLVLDLRNNPGGVLNAAVDVSDAFLDKGLVVYTEGRTEDSRVEFPATPGDLLNGAPIVVLVNVGSASASEIVAGALQDHKRAIIMGDKTFGKGSVQTVLPMSDGSALKLTTARYYTPSGRSIQAEGIVPDIQLENVRLAAVEEPEFAAIKEADLSRHLVNGDDTKSEESAPVTPAAEPAGEQKKESLANEDYQLYEALNLLKGLTILKHAQ
- a CDS encoding divergent polysaccharide deacetylase family protein: MKPATLIAATFLFPFACLIGGAAADEAPRRPPAVSIIIDDLGNRLGAGMRTVELPGAVTCSFLPNTPHARRLATQAHEAGKEIMLHLPMQAIEAPLHDDGGLVATMTRREFLRTVRRDLLAVPHVSGVNNHMGSLLTQFRGHMEWLMEELRHYEGLYFVDSFTSLLSVAHKVAAEQRVPTVRRDVFLDDVVDEAAIARQFDQLIAVAQRKGTAVAIGHPHPQTLAFLEANLGRLREAGIELLPVSQLIRYRRFLDEEGRTVLASRNLSPAADAEYPARLISNAN
- a CDS encoding DJ-1/PfpI family protein, with protein sequence MASVLVPLAQGCEELEAVTVIDLLRRAGIEVVTAGLDDGPVRASRGTRLLPDTTLDEAGRRDYDMIVLPGGLPGADHLRDDARVIALLQRMAAAGKYIAAICAAPKVLAAAGLLDGRRATAYPGTLDGLDVPRLELLQEAVVRDGHVITSRGPGTALDFALQLIEILAGRETRDRVEAGLQRVG
- a CDS encoding SCP2 sterol-binding domain-containing protein translates to MSLNTLLTTTVLAPLQAALNRGLRLDPSTLDRLAALSGKAIEVRLRPFDVSFYILPGTAGIELAPALERAPDAVFAGTPLGLLRGALGRGGRRELFGDDLRIEGDTEIGRRLKSILDGIDIDWEEHASHLVGDIAAHKLGNIARSLGRWSRETGAGMADNLDEYLHEEARLVPQRAEVEEFLAAVDLLRTDADRLEQRIARLLRRLDKDRGGEAT
- the ubiE gene encoding bifunctional demethylmenaquinone methyltransferase/2-methoxy-6-polyprenyl-1,4-benzoquinol methylase UbiE; this translates as MKHPTDKTGHTHFGFAQIPAAEKSGRVRGVFDSVAGRYDLMNDLMSFGVHRLWKRFTIEIAGVRPGQRVLDIAAGTGDLSRQLSARVGADGTVIAADINAAMLGLGRDRLLDRGVAGNIAYVQADAERLPFADNSFDLVIIGFGLRNVTDKAAALASMHRVLRPGGRLLVLEFTRPTLAPVAQLYDQYSFRILPLIGRLVARDEASYRYLAESIRMHPPQDELKSLMEGAGFARCDYLNLTAGVVALHRGYKL
- a CDS encoding DUF971 domain-containing protein, which produces MTQQQPRPSEIRLHQKSRVLAIAFDDGARFELPCELLRVYSPSAEVRGHGPGQEVLQVGKEDVNIKAIEPVGTYAVKLVFDDGHDSGLYSWDLLYRLGARREELWDDYLQRLRQAGHERKASS
- the hslU gene encoding ATP-dependent protease ATPase subunit HslU is translated as MSEMTPREIVQELDKHIIGQAAAKRAVAIALRNRWRRMQVAGELRNEITPKNILMIGPTGVGKTEIARRVARLVNAPFIKVEASKFTEVGYVGRDVESIVRDLVDVAIKMTRELEIRRVRRRAEDLAEDRILDLLLPPARGGEAEAGPESGGGATRQKFRKKLREGELDDKEVDVELSVASVGVEIMAPPGMEEMSNQLQGLFQNLAGQRTKKRRLPIRDAFKLITDEESAKLVNEEDIKTRALESVEQNGIVFIDEIDKITRRSDSHGPDVSREGVQRDLLPLVEGCTVNTKHGMVKSDHILFIASGAFHLSKPSDLIPELQGRLPIRVELDALTAEDFVRILTEPDASLTEQYQALLATENVTVEFSADGIARLAEIAWQVNERSENIGARRLHTVMERVMETLSYEASDQPGQQVHIDAPYVDLHLGKLVENEDLSRYIL